The nucleotide window aataataataataataataataataataataataataataataataataataattttaaaagggCACATAAACGACCAGATAAATGCATACAAGTCAATACCTGACTGGTGGCTATTGGACCACCATCAAAAAGTCGACCATAGGCTCTAAGACCATAAAAAGAAATGTAATCATGTGTTTTTGTACCAAGAACATCATAAAGATTATGCAATATTGAATTCTGTCCTCTGCAAATTGTTCGATATTGCCAATGCATTATCGCTCTCACAGATGCAGCACCACTATCATCCAGGCCCCCCTGTAAAACTAAAAATtcagtaaataaaaattaaataaccaAATTTAAAATTGCAAGGAATCAATCAAGAATTTGAACCTGGAAACCAGGAATCAGAGGTATAACAACAATAACCCTGAAACACTTCTTCTCATTGTATGCTCGCATAATACGACGATATAATGATTCTAAAACACGATTCCGTATAGTTTCATCTCCTGAAAGACCTGATATAAAAAATTGATTCTGGGAACAGGTTGCCCAAAAATTAAGCAAAAGACAGAAAAAAGGAACAACAAATTAGAGAATTGGCAAGCCTCTGTAATCTCGAAGTTGAAACACTCTAACAAGGAAAATTAAAAGCCAAAGGAAATGTGTGAGTGTTGTGTGTAAGACCACTTGAAATTCTAGCTAGCACTCTTTATGATTCCAAAAATGTTTCCTAAGTGTCAGCCATATTTCTACCGGATATATGTAGGCTACTTGTATGATGGACAATGAATACAATTCACTGAAGGTTTCAATTACATCAATAAAAGATTATACCTCAATATATATAAAGTGCTCTGCTTTCTCAATGAGAGAACAATAGGCACAGTGAATACTCTCCTCAATTTGGCTTGTTCCAGCAGACCACTGGCTCACACTCCTTATGACCTGAAAATGAGAGGCCATCTTTGAAAGCATAAcatacaaactaaattttatagATAAACATAATGCTTGTGGAATAGCTCCagtaaaaataaaaggaaaaaattaaTTGTACCTTGATTTAGTATTTACATGCATCACAAAAAACAACACCAAGGAGACTATTATTTTCGTACAGGGTAAGATTAACTACTAGTCATCTACTACCAATTAATTATAAACTTCCTGCGAAAGctacaaaagcatgatataatgcATATAAATCCTTCATTCTAACTCTCCTAAGGTAGCAAACTAGCAATCCAAGTCTAGAGCAATTTTATATTTCAGAACTTGTTTCTTCCAAAGAACTACTACTCCAAAATTGCTTTGCAGACAATGaatttaaccaaaaaaaaaaaaaaatctaagatgCTCTGGGCCAACTTCAACAGAAACAATTTGCATCTCAATAATCATTAAATGGTTAGCGCAACCCAAGTTcgattaaaggaataaactatTGGACCCCAGCAATTATGTTGAGACAATTAGATATCTCCTTAGCTGTAGATTTATTTCATATTTAGACAATAATATAGAACTGTGTACTACAACCCACCTGACAACGGCAAGAAGTACGTGGACCAACTTGCCCAGTTTCGTCTCCTAAGCCAACCTGATATCCCCGCTCTTGTGTTTCCCACCACTCTAAATCTGAGGTTTTGGTGCCAGTATGTGGCAATAGATCTAAAGACATTTTCACATGAAGATCCAAGATACCATGGTCATCCACAAAGCCTTTCATTGGCATATCTTGAACTACAGGTTCAACTTTGGATTTCCGAAAGGCAAGAGAGAGACTTCTGCCAGGAGTGGAGTCTAACCCATTTAATTTTGAGCATCCATCAGAAACATCTGGTCCTTCAGCTTCTTGAGGTAAAAGTAGAGGGATATCTTGTAAAGATGATCTAGAGGAAAATGAATCCTGCCTTTTAATTCCCTTACAATTATCTTCAAGATTCTTATTTTCAACCTCCAACTCTTTGCTGTTTCCCCCATAGTGTGGAATAACCATGTGCTGCTGAGGCATAAGCAGTGGGATTGCTTCCTCATAAAGAGCTTTATTTCTctggaaaaattcaaatttatattaatattaccAGATTTCCACAAACTTTACTGGGATAATCATACTGATTTGTAGATTAGATTAACCTTTGCATAGTTCCAACGCTGCACGAAATGCCTAGCTATATCACGACATGGTGGTCCCCATAGGGCACAGTGGACATCATGCCAAGGCATTCGAGGATATTTTCCACGATCCAGTTCATCTTTCATTGTATCTTCCCATGAATTAGGTTCAGATTCCCTGCCATGTAAAATTGAAAGTTcatcatatttatttataaaatgcaaGCATGCTCCTAAACAACTTAAGTTCTGATTGGTAATGGTGCAGCATACTAATTTGTGCCATTGACAACTTAGAGAATTTTCAGACTCTCAACCTCTTTGCACTTCAGTTTTTTTAGTGACTGGTTATAACACTGGACTGGTCATATTCTCTGCGCTGCCAagacataaaataaaatatgctaAAAGCTTAACTGAAGAATTTAAATCTCTTTTATGCTCCTTCAAATGCCAATGTCAAGAATTTTCAATATATTAATCTTGAACAATATTGTTAGTACAAGTTCAATGATGGTGTTCATTGAAGAACAACAATCATCAGCAATAGATATAGGATAAGATCAAAAGTAACCAATAGTATGTCACTTGCATTTCATTATCTATAACCTTGACAAATGTCCATTGAacattctttaaaataataataataataataataataacttaccTTGGATTATAATAATCCTTtccaggccacacaagaggagggCAGTCACCCACTCTGTGTTCACCTGTGTCATAGCGGCCAAAGCACAAATCCAGTCCTCCAATATAGCAAATCTGATGATCAACAATAACAAGTTTTTCATGGTGGGACCTATAAGTAACCGCATTCTGTATCAGAAACTGAACAATTCCAGTCTAATAAAGAAAATAGCTAATATTTAGTGCTTACTAAGAACTCTTAAAATTTTCAACAATGCATACCAAAGGTAAACACCACTAGAAAAGTGGTCAGGATAACGCAAAACCCTCACATTCTCATGAATGCTAAGAAGCTTCTTCTTGCTATACACACTGTTGATTTTCAGAGCAAGAGCCACCTCTTTATATAGAAGAATGTAAATCTGTGGTCAAGAAATTTACATTATAAAAAATCATCCAAATCCAACATAATCAGGAATGGATCTTAAAATGATTCATGTGAAGGAGTCAATGAAGTTCCAAGTAGCATTAAATGCTGCTAAATCTTTTGTACTATTCCTCCAAAAGGTTAATTCCATTTTTCCATCAAGAGATTATTTGTCAGAAGAAGCAAAGTATTCACTTccattcaaatgattcacaaccCATTATCACCTTAGGTTCAAGAAAAAAGCTTTATAAAGTTAATGACAGAGGTTTTCCTATATAataaatcaaaatcaatgagataTTCTTGTAAACAATTGCAGCAACCATGATAACTATATAAAGAAATTACTAAATACCTGAACTCCTTGCTTAGCCTTGGCTTCCAGCAAAGAATCAAGCTTAGAGGATGCATGGGCATGAAACGGACGTCGTAGATAAAGTTCTGGGCACAGCCACCAGCCACAAATAAATATCtgcaaaaaaattcaataatccgTCGGAGATTTCAAATTAAGCATCACAATGACTAATGCTTAGCACTGCTAGATTTATGTGCTCAAGCTGGGACAGACCTCTGATTTAGCACCCTCGATTGATGAAGCAATGGCACTAAAAGCTGCCCTACCATCGACAAACCATTGAGCCTGACTACCATCTTCAGTCAAACCCCTGGGAGGAGCGAAGGAGCCAAAGCGATGAGGATGACACCAACCTTCAGGAGGCCTAAGTCCAGCATCATTAATTGCAGCAACCCAATCTTTAACTCTAGCACCAGTCTTGGCTCGTAACTTTATGCTCCGATTACCACATATGACCTTTGGAAGTTTCAAATCATCTGTTAGCAAGTGCAATAATCCGCATGGCATcattaagataaaaaaaataattaaaaaaacctAAAAATTAACCGCGTTCAGTGAAGGTAAAATTCTAGAACAATTTACTCAACCACTGGTACTCTATGTCTTATTTTCTCTACTGATAAGGGGTCATATAAGCCCTAAACCAACCTGTTCAGGAAAAGAACTGGAAAACTTTGAGAGAGTTTGAAAAAGAAGTGAAGTAAGATCTAATTGAAGTGACTGGATTCCAAGTGCAAATCTTcactcttcatttttttttctattgtcTACACAAAACCTAAAAAGCATTACATTGGCTGAATTCCACATAAAGTTTCTGAAGGCTTTAACTGAGAAGAAAGACTACTCAGTTTGAAGGCAAGAAAGTCCCAGTGTATATAAGTCAACTAACTTGTGGGTAAAAGCC belongs to Hevea brasiliensis isolate MT/VB/25A 57/8 chromosome 4, ASM3005281v1, whole genome shotgun sequence and includes:
- the LOC110633013 gene encoding phospholipase D zeta 1-like, encoding MASSEQLMGGSGTSGPRYVQMKSEPSTPQQHHHHQQHHQSMLSSFFTFTQGVTPEATWIFDELPRATIVSVSRPDAGDISPVLLSYTIEFQYKQFKWQLLKKAAQVFYLHFALKRRAFFEEIHEKQEHVKEWLQNLGIGDHAPVVHDDDDPDDETIPLHNEESAKNRDVPSSAALPVIRPALGRQHSMSDRAKVAMQEYLNHFLGNLDIVNSREVCKFLEVSKLSFFPEYGPKLKEDYVMAKHLPKIPSNDDSGKCCACHWFSCCNDNWQQVWAVLKPGFLALLADPFDTKPLDIIVFDVLPASDGSGEGPISLAVETKERNPLRHAFKVICGNRSIKLRAKTGARVKDWVAAINDAGLRPPEGWCHPHRFGSFAPPRGLTEDGSQAQWFVDGRAAFSAIASSIEGAKSEIFICGWWLCPELYLRRPFHAHASSKLDSLLEAKAKQGVQIYILLYKEVALALKINSVYSKKKLLSIHENVRVLRYPDHFSSGVYLWSHHEKLVIVDHQICYIGGLDLCFGRYDTGEHRVGDCPPLVWPGKDYYNPRESEPNSWEDTMKDELDRGKYPRMPWHDVHCALWGPPCRDIARHFVQRWNYAKRNKALYEEAIPLLMPQQHMVIPHYGGNSKELEVENKNLEDNCKGIKRQDSFSSRSSLQDIPLLLPQEAEGPDVSDGCSKLNGLDSTPGRSLSLAFRKSKVEPVVQDMPMKGFVDDHGILDLHVKMSLDLLPHTGTKTSDLEWWETQERGYQVGLGDETGQVGPRTSCRCQVIRSVSQWSAGTSQIEESIHCAYCSLIEKAEHFIYIENQFFISGLSGDETIRNRVLESLYRRIMRAYNEKKCFRVIVVIPLIPGFQGGLDDSGAASVRAIMHWQYRTICRGQNSILHNLYDVLGTKTHDYISFYGLRAYGRLFDGGPIATSQVYVHSKIMMIDDSATLIGSANINDRSLLGSRDSEIGVLIEDKELVDSSMGGKPWKAGKFSLSLRLSLWSEHLGLQAKEINQIMDPVIDSTYNDMWVATAKKNTTIYQDVFSCIPSDLIHSRSALRQSMAFWKGRIGHTTIDLGIAPEKFESCQNGDIKKIDPMERLQAVRGYLVSLPLDFMRKEDLRPVFNESEYYASQVFY